One Nocardioides oleivorans DNA segment encodes these proteins:
- a CDS encoding ROK family protein, which produces MTDRPGVVVGVDIGGTKVLAGVVGADGRVTSTARRTTPGRRVVTSQVEDALVEAIVESAGDRELVGVGVAAAGFVDSAGERVMFAPHLPWQGEPLRDLLEQRLGCPVLLDNDANCAARAEAHHGAARGASSALMITMGTGIGGAVLLDGRVLRGANGMAGEFGHMQVVPGGRPCECGRSGCWEQYSSGNALVRDARALMVEQPSVLAEMSEGHPDRVTGPMVTTAAEAGDLVARAAFASVGDWLGVGTANLVAALDPEVVVIGGGVSAAGDRLLDPARTALQRTLVGVGHRVVPRLVGAELGPEAGMVGAALLVADRAAQPLR; this is translated from the coding sequence GTGACGGACCGGCCGGGGGTCGTCGTCGGCGTCGACATCGGCGGCACCAAGGTGCTCGCCGGGGTGGTCGGCGCGGACGGTCGGGTCACCTCCACCGCGCGTCGTACGACGCCGGGGCGGCGGGTCGTGACGAGCCAGGTCGAGGACGCCCTGGTGGAGGCCATCGTGGAGTCCGCCGGCGACCGGGAGCTCGTCGGGGTCGGGGTCGCGGCGGCCGGCTTCGTCGACTCGGCGGGCGAGCGGGTGATGTTCGCGCCGCACCTGCCGTGGCAGGGCGAGCCGTTGCGCGACCTGCTGGAGCAGCGCCTCGGCTGTCCGGTGCTGCTCGACAACGACGCCAACTGCGCGGCCCGCGCCGAGGCCCACCACGGTGCCGCCCGCGGTGCGTCGTCCGCCCTGATGATCACCATGGGCACCGGGATCGGCGGGGCCGTGCTGCTCGACGGTCGGGTGCTGCGCGGCGCCAACGGGATGGCCGGCGAGTTCGGCCACATGCAGGTCGTGCCGGGTGGTCGACCGTGCGAGTGCGGGCGCAGCGGGTGCTGGGAGCAGTACTCCTCCGGCAACGCGCTGGTGCGCGACGCGCGTGCCCTCATGGTCGAGCAGCCGTCGGTGCTGGCGGAGATGAGCGAGGGCCACCCGGACCGGGTGACCGGGCCGATGGTGACGACGGCCGCCGAGGCCGGCGACCTGGTCGCCCGGGCCGCCTTCGCCTCGGTCGGCGACTGGCTGGGGGTCGGCACCGCCAACCTCGTCGCCGCGCTCGACCCGGAGGTCGTCGTCATCGGCGGCGGCGTCTCCGCCGCGGGCGACCGGCTCCTCGACCCGGCACGGACGGCGCTCCAGCGCACCCTGGTCGGCGTGGGCCACCGCGTGGTGCCGCGGCTCGTCGGGGCCGAGCTGGGTCCGGAGGCCGGGATGGTCGGCGCCGCGCTGCTCGTGGCCGACCGGGCCGCTCAGCCCCTCCGGTAG
- a CDS encoding ArsA family ATPase, with protein MRILLFTGKGGVGKSTLAAATACASAEAGHRTLVLSTDAAHSLADALDVEATGEPTEAAPHLWVQHVDAQERFERSWRDIQGYLLSVLDVAGVDPVAAEELTVIPGAEEVLALLEVRAQARSGEWDVLVVDCAPTAETLRLLALPEALGWYMTRVLPMERRVVKALKPVLTRAAGVPMPGDPVFDAIERLHAELDDVRTVLTGPETSVRLVLTPESVVLAEARRAYTFLTMFGYPVDAAVVNRVFPEGGADDWRATWVDAQRHVLADAEDSFAGLDVRTSVYRSGEPVGREALLALARDVYGDDDPLASGAPRPALDVRRSGGSVVLSLPLPLVTRDDVALARKGDELVVSVASYRRLLTLPSGLARHRVAGARVRDGELQVRFTEAAADTTATEEAT; from the coding sequence ATGCGGATCCTCCTGTTCACCGGCAAGGGCGGGGTAGGCAAGTCGACCCTCGCCGCCGCCACCGCGTGTGCGAGCGCGGAGGCAGGGCACCGCACGCTCGTGCTCTCGACCGACGCGGCCCACTCCCTGGCGGACGCGCTCGACGTCGAGGCGACCGGGGAGCCGACCGAGGCGGCACCCCACCTCTGGGTGCAGCACGTCGACGCGCAGGAGCGCTTCGAGCGGTCCTGGCGCGACATCCAGGGCTACCTGCTCAGCGTCCTCGACGTCGCCGGCGTGGACCCGGTCGCGGCGGAGGAGCTCACCGTCATCCCCGGCGCCGAGGAGGTGCTGGCGCTCCTCGAGGTGCGTGCGCAGGCCAGGTCGGGGGAGTGGGACGTGCTCGTCGTCGACTGCGCACCGACTGCGGAGACCCTGCGCCTGCTGGCGCTGCCCGAGGCGCTCGGGTGGTACATGACCCGTGTGCTGCCGATGGAGCGGCGGGTGGTGAAGGCGCTCAAGCCGGTGCTCACCCGGGCGGCCGGCGTGCCGATGCCCGGCGACCCGGTGTTCGACGCGATCGAGCGACTGCACGCCGAGCTCGACGACGTACGCACCGTGCTGACCGGCCCGGAGACCTCGGTCCGGCTCGTGCTGACGCCGGAGTCGGTGGTGCTCGCGGAGGCGCGCCGGGCCTACACGTTCCTGACGATGTTCGGCTACCCGGTCGACGCCGCGGTGGTGAACCGCGTCTTCCCCGAGGGCGGCGCCGACGACTGGCGCGCTACCTGGGTCGACGCCCAGCGTCACGTGCTCGCCGACGCCGAGGACTCCTTCGCGGGCCTGGACGTGCGCACCTCGGTCTACCGCTCCGGCGAGCCGGTCGGGCGGGAGGCGTTGCTCGCCCTCGCCCGCGACGTCTACGGCGACGACGACCCGCTCGCGAGCGGGGCACCGCGACCCGCCCTGGACGTACGTCGCTCGGGCGGGAGCGTCGTGCTGTCGCTGCCGTTGCCGCTGGTCACGCGCGACGACGTCGCCCTCGCCCGGAAGGGCGACGAGCTCGTCGTGTCGGTGGCGTCGTATCGTCGCCTCCTGACCCTGCCCTCCGGGCTGGCGCGGCACCGCGTGGCGGGCGCCCGCGTGCGCGACGGGGAGCTCCAGGTGCGGTTCACCGAGGCCGCCGCAGACACCACCGCGACGGAGGAGGCCACGTGA
- a CDS encoding TIGR00300 family protein: MGARETVEVTGHLMDSGILSRILDDIRDYGGDYVIEKFDVGHETNDPSRARISIEAEDDGRLQRLLMRLQTRGVNQVAVGNAVLAHAELDGVLPDGFYSTTNLETRVCLDGRWFDVENPEMDCGLLVAGSDTDDPRVRTIPMSDVRSGMQIVVGASGIQVSVPAPASLGEAFGPPSDSPHERPQTVLVRQVADAMRQTRADGKRVLWVAGPGIVHTGAAPAMVALIGAGFVDVVFAGNALATHDIESALYGTALGIDMNTAQGVEHGHEHHVRALNTIRKAGSIGAAVADGTLGSGIMHALVSHEKRYVLVGSVRDDGPLPDVHTDVIEGQRAMRAEIHDIGYCLMLATQLHSVATSNILPATVPLVCVDLNPVTVTKLADRGTSHGRGIVTDVGLFLEQLALELVPDYRRG, encoded by the coding sequence GTGGGTGCGAGGGAGACGGTCGAGGTCACGGGGCACCTGATGGACAGCGGGATCCTCTCCAGGATCCTCGACGACATCCGCGACTACGGCGGCGACTACGTCATCGAGAAGTTCGACGTCGGGCACGAGACCAACGACCCGAGCAGGGCGCGCATCTCGATCGAGGCCGAGGACGACGGTCGCCTCCAGCGCCTGCTGATGCGGCTGCAGACCCGCGGGGTCAACCAGGTCGCGGTCGGCAACGCCGTCCTGGCCCACGCCGAGCTCGACGGCGTGCTCCCCGACGGCTTCTACTCGACCACGAACCTCGAGACCCGGGTCTGCCTGGACGGTCGCTGGTTCGACGTGGAGAACCCGGAGATGGACTGCGGCCTGCTCGTGGCCGGGTCCGACACCGACGACCCGCGGGTGCGGACCATCCCGATGTCCGACGTGCGCTCCGGGATGCAGATCGTCGTCGGCGCCTCGGGCATCCAGGTGTCGGTGCCCGCGCCCGCCTCCCTCGGCGAGGCCTTCGGCCCACCCTCGGACTCGCCCCACGAGCGACCCCAGACCGTGCTGGTGCGGCAGGTGGCCGACGCGATGCGCCAGACCCGGGCCGACGGCAAGCGGGTCCTGTGGGTCGCCGGGCCGGGCATCGTGCACACCGGTGCCGCGCCTGCGATGGTGGCGCTGATCGGTGCGGGCTTCGTCGACGTGGTCTTCGCCGGCAACGCGCTCGCCACGCACGACATCGAGTCGGCGCTCTACGGCACCGCCCTCGGCATCGACATGAACACCGCGCAGGGCGTCGAGCACGGTCACGAGCACCACGTCCGGGCGCTCAACACCATCCGCAAGGCCGGCTCGATCGGTGCCGCCGTGGCCGACGGGACCCTGGGCAGCGGGATCATGCACGCGCTCGTCAGCCACGAGAAGCGCTACGTCCTCGTGGGCTCGGTCCGCGACGACGGTCCGCTGCCCGACGTGCACACCGACGTGATCGAGGGCCAGCGCGCGATGCGGGCGGAGATCCACGACATCGGCTACTGCCTGATGCTCGCCACGCAGCTGCACTCCGTGGCGACCAGCAACATCCTCCCGGCGACCGTCCCGCTCGTGTGCGTCGACCTCAACCCGGTCACCGTGACCAAGCTCGCCGACCGCGGCACGAGCCACGGCCGCGGCATCGTCACCGACGTCGGCCTCTTCCTCGAGCAGCTCGCCCTCGAGCTGGTCCCGGACTACCGGAGGGGCTGA
- a CDS encoding SRPBCC family protein, with amino-acid sequence MADQTSASITIDAPPADVMAVIADFESYPEWAKGMKQVEVTAPGSGGRAEQVYFALDVSPIKDEYTLAYDWDGDREVTWTLVEGNMLKALDGAYTLVDQGDGTTEVTYRLALDVSIPLIGMLKRKGEKILIDTALKGLKKRVETL; translated from the coding sequence CGCCGGCCGACGTCATGGCCGTCATCGCCGACTTCGAGTCCTATCCCGAGTGGGCCAAGGGCATGAAGCAGGTCGAGGTCACGGCGCCCGGGTCCGGTGGCCGGGCCGAGCAGGTCTACTTCGCGCTCGACGTCTCCCCGATCAAGGACGAGTACACCCTCGCCTACGACTGGGACGGCGACCGCGAGGTCACCTGGACCCTCGTCGAGGGCAACATGCTCAAGGCCCTCGACGGTGCCTACACCCTCGTCGACCAGGGCGACGGCACCACCGAGGTCACCTACCGCCTCGCGCTCGACGTCAGCATCCCGCTGATCGGCATGCTCAAGCGCAAGGGCGAGAAGATCCTCATCGACACCGCGCTGAAGGGCCTCAAGAAGCGCGTCGAGACGCTCTGA